In a genomic window of Occallatibacter riparius:
- a CDS encoding ComEC/Rec2 family competence protein, translated as MFTFEALDAKFGDCLLLHFGQPEQPRLIVVDGGPKGVFEESLEPRLQQLRQERGLEDDDVFVTDLLMVSHIDDDHIHGVLDWLTYFVTSGQEWQIVECWFNSFPDVLENTRKLKIATLNGQGKLLYPNPSRDARGIVASVAQGRELRDTLTPLGTRINGGKGVVFVPDNVPTFSKAGLTLTLLAPNQKAVQRLEHKWEVTPIKTAALDSAVENLSSLVVLAESDGCAVLLTGDARGEYIVDGLESAGYLRDGRCRVDVLKLPHHGSSRNCTKDLFNAVEAQHYVISANGKYNNPDTETLCLIAETRGENSDFLVHLTNAPDKYDSSPEGKKLFENVGRAVKQYPWLKSHMRYGAPIRLTLAK; from the coding sequence ATGTTCACCTTCGAAGCGCTAGATGCCAAGTTTGGCGACTGCCTGCTCCTACATTTCGGACAACCGGAGCAACCACGACTCATCGTAGTGGACGGTGGTCCCAAAGGTGTATTCGAGGAATCACTTGAGCCACGCCTTCAACAGTTGAGACAGGAGCGCGGGCTAGAGGACGATGACGTCTTCGTGACTGACCTCCTGATGGTCAGCCATATCGATGATGATCATATCCATGGCGTTCTGGACTGGTTAACCTATTTCGTTACTTCTGGCCAGGAGTGGCAAATCGTCGAATGCTGGTTTAATTCCTTCCCGGACGTGCTCGAGAATACACGCAAACTGAAAATTGCGACGCTCAATGGCCAAGGAAAGTTGTTGTACCCGAATCCGTCGAGGGACGCTCGCGGCATTGTCGCAAGTGTCGCACAGGGCCGAGAGCTCCGAGATACATTGACGCCCCTCGGCACTCGGATTAACGGGGGTAAAGGTGTCGTTTTCGTTCCTGATAACGTTCCGACATTTTCCAAAGCGGGCCTCACTTTGACGCTGCTCGCGCCCAATCAGAAGGCCGTTCAGCGGCTCGAACACAAATGGGAAGTGACTCCCATAAAAACGGCTGCTTTGGACAGTGCGGTCGAGAATCTCTCCTCCCTTGTCGTTCTGGCCGAGTCCGACGGCTGTGCCGTGCTCTTGACCGGCGATGCACGAGGCGAATACATAGTGGACGGACTCGAAAGCGCCGGCTATCTGAGAGATGGGCGGTGTCGTGTCGACGTGTTGAAGCTACCCCACCATGGAAGCTCCCGCAACTGCACCAAAGATCTTTTCAACGCCGTTGAAGCGCAACATTACGTGATCTCTGCCAATGGTAAATACAATAACCCGGATACCGAGACGCTTTGCCTGATTGCGGAAACTCGAGGCGAAAACAGCGATTTCTTAGTGCACCTGACGAATGCGCCGGACAAGTATGATTCATCTCCTGAAGGTAAGAAGCTTTTTGAAAACGTCGGTCGTGCCGTGAAGCAATACCCTTGGCTTAAGAGCCATATGCGCTATGGAGCCCCCATCCGTCTTACGCTCGCAAAGTAG